The genome window TAATGTAAAAGGAATTGCTTCGGGAAGTGCAACTTTACAAACTCGTTTATTAAAATTGTATTTAGCTGCCGGAATTCCAATTTACGAAGGTTATGGTTTAACAGAAGCTGGACCTTGTTTATCTGTAAATTGTATCAAACGTGGAATGAAAATAGGAACTGTAGGGATTCCTTTGATTGATATTGAAATTAAATTAGCTGAAGACGGAGAAATCTTAGCAAAAGGAAAAAATATCATGCAAGGATATTATAAAAATCCTGTAGCGACTGCTGAAGTTTTGAAAGATGGTTGGTTATATACGGGCGATATTGGCGAATGGGTTGATAATAAATTCTTAAAAATTATCGATCGTAAAAAAGAAATGTTCAAAACTTCTGGAGGAAAATATGTTGTTCCGCAACAAATTGAGAAAATTCTTTCAGAATCTAATTATGTCGAACAAATTATGGTTGTTGGAGAAGGACGAAAATTCCCAGCTGCTTTGGTTATTCCTTCATATGAAAACTGCATTGATTGGGCAAAAGCAAATGAATCTTCATTGATTAATTTACCTCGTGAAGAGTTTTTAACGCACCCAAAAATTTATGAATTGATAGGAAATGAAATCAACAAATTAAATGTCAATTTTGGAAATTGGGAAAAGATTAAAAAGTTCCATTTATTGCCTTATGAATTCACAATTGAAGCGGGAGAATTAACGCCAACTTTGAAAATGAAACGTAAAATCATTTCAGAAAAATATAAAAAAGAAATTGACGGAATTTATCAATAAAAACATCAATTTTTTAGAAAACAATGAAGCAAGATTTTTATTAATCTTGCTTTTTTCGTGAAATAAAACTGATTTATGAAAATTTTGCACCAAATTTGCACTCTTTTTTATAAAGTTTAGTATTTAGAAAATGAATAATCCTACACGAATTTTTGACTTAGCTTATCGTCAACAAGAACTTTATCCCAATCATAATATGTTTGCAAGTAAAATTGATGGCGAATGGAAGTTTACAAAACCAGCCGAATTTATTGAACAAACAAGAGAAATTTCTAAAGGTTTATTAGCTTTGGGAGTTAAACCTGGCGATCGAGTAGGACTTGTATGTGAAAGCCGCTATGAATGGCATGTGATTGATTTTGCAATTCAGCAAATTGGTGCTGTTGTAGTAGCGATTTATCCAAATATTACAGATTTTGAATATCAATTTATTTTCAATGATGCAGAAATACAATTGTGTATTGTAAGTACAAAAAATTTGTATGAAGGTATCAATAATATGTTTAGCACAATTTATAGTTTAGAATATGTTTTTGCGATTAATGAGTTCCCAGATTCTAGAAATTGGTCAGAATTAAAAGAAATTGGAAAAGAAATTACAGATGAATATGTAAATAATCTTAGTTCAATTGTCCGAAATTCAGATTTAGCAACTTTAATTTATACCTCTGGTACAACAGGAAAACCGAAAGGTGTAATGTTATCTCATAATAATTTGGTTTCGAATTTTATTGCGGCTAAAGAAATTGTCGTGTTAGAAGAAGGAACAAGAGGTTTGACTTTTTTACCGCCTTGTCATACATACGAAAGAACTGTAATTTATACCTATTTATATATTGGTGTAACGGTTTATTTTGCCGAAGGATTTGAAAAAATTGGTGATAATATCAATGAAGTAAAACCTCATATCATGACTGCTGTTCCTCGTGTGATGGAAAAAGTTTATGAGAAAATCCTGAAAACAGGTAGCGCTTTAACAGGAAAAAAGCGAAAAGTTTTTGATTGGGCGATTGAGATTGCTTCTCAATATGAACCTGATGCGAAGAAACGATCTTTGGTGTATAATGTGAAGTTAGCGTTAGCTCGAAAATTAGTTTTGAATAAATTTTATGAAGCGTTAGGAGGTAATTTCAAATACATTATTTCAGGAAGTGCTTCGTTGCAAGGTAAAATTGCGCGCGTTTTTATGGCGGCTGGATTACCATTTTTTGAAGGATATGGAATGACGGAAACATCGCCTTTAATTACCGTAAATAATCCGCACAAATTAGGTGTTCGCATCGGAACTGTGGGTTCGCCAATAAAAGATGTCAAAGTAAAATTAGCCGAAGATGGCGAAATTTTGGTTCAAGGCCCTAATGTGATGATGGGTTATTATAAAAATCAGAAAGCGACTGATGAGGTCATTATTGATGGATGGTTGCACACAGGTGATATTGGAGTTTGGGAAGAAGGAGAAGGTCATTTCTTGAAAATTATTGACCGTAAAAAGGAAATGTTTAAAATTTCTGGAGGGAAATATGTTGTTCCTCAACCAATCGAAACAAAGCTTGTCGAATCAAATTTTATTGAACAAGCAATGGTTGTTGGTGATGCGCAAAAATTTGCTTCAGCTTTTATTGTTCCGAATTATGTAAATCTGAAAGAATGGGCAAAAGAAAATGCACCTGAAATTAGTAATCTTTCTCGTGATGAATTTATAGCATCTACAGAAGTTCATAAAGTAATTAATCAAGAAGTTCGTAAAGCAAATCAGTTTTTTGGAAATTGGGAACAGATTAAGAAACCAGCAATTCTAACGCACGAATTTACGATTGAAGGTGAAGAATTAACTCCAACTTTAAAATTAAAACGTAAAGTTATTCTAAAGAAATATCAGAAAGAATTCGACGAAATTTATAAATAAAAAAGTCCCTCAATTCACCATGAATTGAGGGATTTTTTATGGATTCATTCTTCCATTAGAATATCCTCGAATCACAGTATAATTTAATTTTCTTATACTATCACTAAAAGAGGCGTTATCGGTATATAGAATAAAATCTACTTTTTCTTTGATATTTCCATGAGTTTCAAATTCATTATAAAGTGAATTAACTTGAAGTTTTCCTTTGTTCTTCTTTAAGAATAATTCAAAAAATGAATCATTTTCTCCTTTTGGAATAAAATAATTAGTTGGTAAATGTTTACAATCACAATTATCAGTGCTCAAATAATAGTGTCCAGAACATTGTAATTCATATAATTTAATATCTCCAATTTTATAAGACTTTTTAAAATCAGAGCTGCAAGAGTAAAATAATAAGAGAAATAAAATTAGATATTTCATAATTGTAATATTTATGACGAAAATAATTCTTTTTAAGTTGAAGATAAAATTTTTGAAAAACTCATCATTTTACGCTATTTTCGACGAATTCTTTTCAAAATTACAAAACTATAAGTGCGCTATGGAAGCAACCAGAATTTTTGATTTACCAAAACGTCAGCTGGAGAAGTTTCCTGATTTATCCATGTTTGTATCCAAACAAAATGGAGAATGGAAACCGATGAAAACCACAACTTTTTTAGAACATGTTAATGCAATCTCAAAAGGATTGATCGCTTGTGGAGTTCAACCAGGTGAAAAAGTGGGACTAATCTCAGAAAATCGTGTCGAATGGAATATGATAGATTATGCGATACAACAAATCGGAGCTGTTGTGGTAGCGATTTATCCGAATATTTCTGACAGCGATTACGAATATATTTTTAGCGATTCGGCTATAAAATTGTGTTTTACAAGTAATCTCGATTTGTATACGCGAATCAATCAACTCAAAACAAAATTGCCTTCATTAGAGCAACTGTACTCGATTGATGAATTTGAAAATACAGAAAGTTGGAATGTTTTAATCGAAAAAGGAAAAACAATTCAACAAGAAGAAATAGACAAACGTGCCGCAAATGTAAAGCACGAAGATTTAGCTTTTTTAATCTATACATCAGGAACAACGGGAAATCCGAAAGGTGTGATGTTGTCGCACAAAAATATTATTGCAGATGTTATGGCTTGCGAATATTCAACACCACTTGATCCTTATGATCGTGCTTTGACCTTTCTTCCTGCTTGTCATGCGTATGAGCGAACAATTCAGTATTTGTATGTGTACATGGGGATTTCGATATATTTTGCAGAATCGATGGAGAAGATTGGCGATAATTTAAAAGAAATTAAACCGCATATGATTACGGCTGTTCCTCGTGTGATTGAAAAAGTTTATGAAAAAATCATGCAAACGGGAGCTCAATTATCAGGTTTTAAGAAATCTATTTTTGATTGGGCTGTAAAAGTTGGCGATGAGTTTGTGTTAGAAGATGATCAGCGTTCTACAATTTATAATTTGAAATTAGCAATTGCCCGAAAATTAGTTTTACACAAATGGTACGAAGGACTTGGTGGCGAATTAAAAGCCATTGTAACGGGAAGTGCAGCGATTCAACAACGAATTGTTCGCGTATTTTTAGCTGCCGAAATTCCAATTTATGAAGGTTATGGATTGACAGAAGCTTCGCCAGTAATTGCGGTGAATTGTTTTCGTCGAGGTAAAAAGATAGGAACTGTTGGACCTCCGTTGAAAGGTGTTGAAGTAAAATTGGCTGATGATGGCGAAATTTTAGTGAAAGGTGATATTGTGATGATGGGTTATCATAATTTACCAGAAAAAACTGCCGAAGAAATCAAAGATGGTTGGCTATACACGGGTGATATTGGAGAATGGATAGACAATAAATTCTTGAAAATTGTTGACCGTAAAAAAGAAATGTACAAAACTTCGGGAGGGAAATATATTGTTCCACAACAAATCGAAATGAAAATGGTAGAATCGCCATTCATCGAGCAATTGATGGTTGTTGGAGAAGGCGAGAAGTTTCCTGGAGCTTTTGTGGTTCCGAGTTATACAAATCTCAAAAAATGGGCGCAGTCAAATGCTTCTGAAATTGTAAATCTTCCTCATGATGAATTTCAGAAAAGTGATGTTGTCAAAAAGAAATTAGAAGATGAAATCAATCAACTGAATAATCATTTTGGACATTGGGAACAAATCAAAAAGATTGCAATTATTCCAAATGAAATGACCGTAGAAGGTGGAGAATTAACGCCAACGTTAAAATTTAAACGTAAAATTATTTTAGAAAAATACAAGAAACAATACCAAGAAATTTTTGGATAATTAATAAGAGTCTCAGTTTTTTGAGACTCTTTTTTATAACCTTTAATTAAGATTAAAATCTATATTTTTGTAAAAACAAAATCAATTGAATTCAGTTAAAGTTTACGCAAAACAAACAAGCAATTGGGGATTATTATTCGGTAGTCTTTTATTTTTTGCTTGTTCAATTTATTTATTTCTAAACGCCAATCAAGTTAATTCTCCGCAAACTGCAAAAATTTTAAGCGGAGTTTTATTTGTTCCAAGTTTACTATTCATCATCGTTTCAATCAAAAAATTGATGAAAAAACAATTGATTTTATTGATTGATAAAAAAGGAATTGTTTACAAACCTACGGATCATTTGAATTATATTGAATGGGGAAAAATCTTGGAAATTGAAGAACTGAAATTACCTCGTCAACGTGTCATCAATGTAAAAGTTGTTGATGCTGATAAGTTTATCAATAATGAATCTCAAAAATTCCTACAAGCGCGCATGAGATTTTGGAATAAAATATATGGTGCTGTTGTTTCGTTTGACGCAAATACATTAGATAAAAATCACTTCGAAATCATGAATCTTTTTGACGAATTTATGGAAGATTATAAGATTTCTACAGCGTCAAAAAATGATTAATTCGAAAGAATAGACTATTTTTGCAGTATGCAAATCGATTTACTTTATAAAAATTTGGGCATCAAAGATATGAATGCAATGCAACGTTCAGCATTCAAAATGTCCGAAAATCAACGAGATTTAATTCTATTATCACCAACAGGTTCTGGTAAAACATTGGCGTTTTTATTTCCGACTTTAAGAGATTTAAATCCAGATGTAAAAGGTGTTCAAACCTTAATTTTAGTTCCTGCGCGTGAGTTAGCTTTACAAATCGAAACAGTTTTCAAATCGATGAAATCTGATTATAAAGTAACGTGTTGTTATGGTGGACATAATACA of Empedobacter falsenii contains these proteins:
- a CDS encoding AMP-dependent synthetase/ligase, which produces MEATRIFDLPKRQLEKFPDLSMFVSKQNGEWKPMKTTTFLEHVNAISKGLIACGVQPGEKVGLISENRVEWNMIDYAIQQIGAVVVAIYPNISDSDYEYIFSDSAIKLCFTSNLDLYTRINQLKTKLPSLEQLYSIDEFENTESWNVLIEKGKTIQQEEIDKRAANVKHEDLAFLIYTSGTTGNPKGVMLSHKNIIADVMACEYSTPLDPYDRALTFLPACHAYERTIQYLYVYMGISIYFAESMEKIGDNLKEIKPHMITAVPRVIEKVYEKIMQTGAQLSGFKKSIFDWAVKVGDEFVLEDDQRSTIYNLKLAIARKLVLHKWYEGLGGELKAIVTGSAAIQQRIVRVFLAAEIPIYEGYGLTEASPVIAVNCFRRGKKIGTVGPPLKGVEVKLADDGEILVKGDIVMMGYHNLPEKTAEEIKDGWLYTGDIGEWIDNKFLKIVDRKKEMYKTSGGKYIVPQQIEMKMVESPFIEQLMVVGEGEKFPGAFVVPSYTNLKKWAQSNASEIVNLPHDEFQKSDVVKKKLEDEINQLNNHFGHWEQIKKIAIIPNEMTVEGGELTPTLKFKRKIILEKYKKQYQEIFG
- a CDS encoding STM3941 family protein; translated protein: MNSVKVYAKQTSNWGLLFGSLLFFACSIYLFLNANQVNSPQTAKILSGVLFVPSLLFIIVSIKKLMKKQLILLIDKKGIVYKPTDHLNYIEWGKILEIEELKLPRQRVINVKVVDADKFINNESQKFLQARMRFWNKIYGAVVSFDANTLDKNHFEIMNLFDEFMEDYKISTASKND
- a CDS encoding AMP-dependent synthetase/ligase; the encoded protein is MNNPTRIFDLAYRQQELYPNHNMFASKIDGEWKFTKPAEFIEQTREISKGLLALGVKPGDRVGLVCESRYEWHVIDFAIQQIGAVVVAIYPNITDFEYQFIFNDAEIQLCIVSTKNLYEGINNMFSTIYSLEYVFAINEFPDSRNWSELKEIGKEITDEYVNNLSSIVRNSDLATLIYTSGTTGKPKGVMLSHNNLVSNFIAAKEIVVLEEGTRGLTFLPPCHTYERTVIYTYLYIGVTVYFAEGFEKIGDNINEVKPHIMTAVPRVMEKVYEKILKTGSALTGKKRKVFDWAIEIASQYEPDAKKRSLVYNVKLALARKLVLNKFYEALGGNFKYIISGSASLQGKIARVFMAAGLPFFEGYGMTETSPLITVNNPHKLGVRIGTVGSPIKDVKVKLAEDGEILVQGPNVMMGYYKNQKATDEVIIDGWLHTGDIGVWEEGEGHFLKIIDRKKEMFKISGGKYVVPQPIETKLVESNFIEQAMVVGDAQKFASAFIVPNYVNLKEWAKENAPEISNLSRDEFIASTEVHKVINQEVRKANQFFGNWEQIKKPAILTHEFTIEGEELTPTLKLKRKVILKKYQKEFDEIYK